One region of Carya illinoinensis cultivar Pawnee chromosome 8, C.illinoinensisPawnee_v1, whole genome shotgun sequence genomic DNA includes:
- the LOC122318803 gene encoding AP-3 complex subunit mu isoform X2: MLEKQLTGHRVDRSICAWFWEQAISQGDSFKLQPVIASPTHYLFQVVREGITYLACTQVEMPPLMAIEFLCRVADVLSDYLGGLNEDVIKDNFIIVYELLDEMIDNGFPLTTEPNILREMIAQPNIVSKVLSVVTGNSSNVSETRPGATASCVPWRTTDPKYANNEVYVDLVEEMDATINRDGVLVKCEIYGEVQVNSHLSGLPDLTLSFANTSILDDVRFHPCVRFRPWESNQILSFVPPDGQFKLMSYRVKKLKSTPIYVKPQLTSGGGTCRVDVLVGIRNDPGKTIDSITVQFQLPHCILSADMTSNHGTVNILANKTCLWSIGRIPKDKAPSMSGTLVLETGLERLHVFPTFQVAFRVMGVALSGLQIDKLDLKNLPNRPYKGFRALTRAGEFEVRS, translated from the exons ATGCTGGAGAAACAGCTAACCGGGCATCGAGTTGACCGGTCCATATGTGCGTGGTTCTGGGAGCAGGCTATTTCTCAAGGTGATTCCTTCAAG CTACAACCAGTAATTGCATCCCCAACACACTACCTTTTCCAAGTTGTTCGTGAAGGGATCACATATTTAGCATGCACTCAAGTTGAGATGCCACCTTTGATGGCCATCGAG tttctttgcAGAGTAGCCGATGTCCTCTCAGATTATCTTGGAGGGTTGAATGAGGATGTGATAAAGGATAACTTTATCATTGTATATGAG CTTCTGGATGAGATGATAGACAATGGCTTCCCTCTCACTACAGAGCCTAACATACTGAGAGAGATGATAGCTCAACCAAACATTGTTAGCAAAGTTTTGAGTGTTGTCACTGGTAATAGTTCCAATGTCAGTGAAACCCGTCCAGGTGCAACAGCATCATGTGTTCCATGGCGGACAACAGACCCAAAATATGCTAATAATGAAGTTTATGTAGATCTTGTTGAAGAAATGGATGCAACTATAAACAG GGATGGAGTACTGGTGAAATGCGAAATTTATGGGGAAGTTCAAGTGAACTCCCATCTCTCAGGTCTTCCAGATTTAACTCTTTCATTTGCAAACACTTCCATCTTGGATGACGTGAGATTCCATCCCTGTGTTCGGTTTCGACCTTGGGAGTCCAATCAAATCCTGTCATTTGTGCCTCCTGATGGACAGTTTAAGCTCATGAGTTACAG GGTAAAAAAACTGAAGAGTACTCCAATATATGTAAAACCACAGCTAACATCAGGTGGCGGGACGTGTCGTGTCGATGTGTTGGTTGGAATACGAAATGATCCTGGAAAGACAATTGACTCCATAACTGTGCAATTTCAACTGCCCCATTGCATTTTATCGGCTGATATGACTTCAAATCACGGAACAGTAAACATCCTTGCAAATAAG ACCTGCTTGTGGTCAATTGGACGGATTCCTAAAGACAAAGCCCCTTCAATGTCTGGAACCTTGGTGCTTGAGACAGGGTTAGAGCGCCTTCATGTATTTCCCACGTTTCAAGTGGCTTTTAGAGTAATGGGTGTTGCCCTCTCTGGCCTGCAAATAGATAAATTGGATCTGAAGAATCTACCTAATCGCCCTTACAAAGGTTTTCGAGCTCTTACACGAGCAGGGGAATTTGAAGTAAGGTCATGA
- the LOC122318853 gene encoding psbP domain-containing protein 1, chloroplastic produces the protein MATVFFGTLPSPPTRSSETHPTSRSTRHTTPFHPRIFTPWLNHSLHSHPSDSTHCRSVSCKAQTTEAFAVPRRNAVALIFSTAFFSGVSLSDAAFAQPSVGLREYIDTFDGYAFKYPQNWIQVRGAGADIFFRDPYVLDENISVELSSPSSSRYKSVEDLGPPQEAGQKVLKQYLTEFMSTRLGVRRESNILSTSSRIADDGRTYYQVEVNIKSYANNNELAVMPQDRPVRLEWDRRYLSVLGVENNRLYELRLQTPENVFLEEEYDLRQVMDSFRVNKVVA, from the exons atgGCCACCGTCTTCTTCGGCACCCTCCCTTCTCCCCCAACTCGCTCTTCAGAGACTCACCCAACCTCGAGGTCAACTCGCCATACGACGCCGTTCCATCCCCGCATCTTCACTCCTTGGCTTAACCATTCACTTCACAGCCACCCCTCCGATTCCACGCACTGCCGCTCAGTTTCTTGCAAAGCCCAAACG ACTGAAGCTTTTGCAGTTCCTAGGAGGAATGCGGTGGCCTTGATCTTCTCGACTGCTTTCTTCTCAGGAGTTAGTTTGAGCGATGCTGCATTTGCTCAACCGTCCGTTGGGCTAAGAGAATACATAGATACGTTTGATGGGTATGCGTTCAAGTACCCTCAGAACTGGATTCAAGTCCGAGGTGCTGGGGCTGACATATTCTTCAGGGACCCTTATGTACTCGATGAAAATATCTCTGTGGAGTTATCCTCTCCCTCGTCATCTAGGTACAAGAGTGTTGAAGACTTGGGTCCGCCTCAAGAGGCTGGACAGAAAGTGCTGAAGCAATATTTGACAGAGTTCATGTCTACGAGACTCGGTGTCAGGCGTGAATCAAATATTCTTTCCACGTCTTCCAGAATTGCCGATGATGGGAGGACTTACTATCAAGTTGAG GTGAACATAAAGTCATATGCAAACAACAATGAGCTGGCTGTTATGCCACAAGATCGTCCGGTTCGTTTGGAATGGGACCGGCGATACCTTTCAGTTCTTGGAGTTGAAAACAATCGGCTATATGAGCTTAGACTGCAAACACCTGAAAATGTGTTCTTGGAAGAGGAATATGATCTTCGCCAAGTCATGGATTCCTTCAGAGTAAACAAGGTGGTTGCTTGA
- the LOC122318804 gene encoding uncharacterized protein LOC122318804 isoform X3 has translation MDLNPPAGENYAHPKTCLFHVIFKNVSGRILVGLRWWNEINDLGESVWKFESLDQESLARMNKKDSWLFWWTLYLTMLSRRFNNLLMRTLHLGYHPPYSQQYSVLSDSELFMGEVKRECTCERLREVEETCTCSLYCPSVRNLTVRQPTA, from the exons ATGGATCTCAACCCG CCTGCAGGAGAAAATTACGCTCACCCGAAGACATGTCTCTTTCATGTTATCTTCAAG AATGTGAGTGGCCGTATCTTGGTTGGTTTAAGGTGGTGGAATGAGATAAATGATCTTGGTGAGAGTGTATGGAAATTTGAATCCCTTGACCAAGAG TCCTTGGCCCGCATGAACAAGAAAGATTCGTGGCTATTCTGGTGGACCCTGTACCTTACG ATGCTAAGCAGAAGATTCAACAATTTGCTTATGAGAACATTGCATCTCGGGTATCATCCACCATACAGTCAGCAATATTCAGTGCTGTCTGACTCTGAGTTATTCATGGGAGAAGTAAAACGGGAATGCACTTGTGAAAGACTTCGAGAAGTGGAAGAAACGTGTACATGCTCATTATATTGCCCCTCAGTCCGGAACCTTACTGTACGGCAACCAACAGCTTAG
- the LOC122318852 gene encoding pentatricopeptide repeat-containing protein At3g62890-like codes for MNFIKALNHKPAFKPSINLSILEAHLPKCQSPKQLNQVLSQMIFTGFIRDTFAASRVLKCSADSPFVHIDHSLQIFNHIENSNGFIWNTMMRAYVQRNSPEKAICLYKLMLDRNVGCDNYTYPILVQACTIRLSEFEGKELHNQVFKTGFDSDVYVQNTLINMYAVCGNMGDARHLVDESPVLDSVSWNSILAGYVQIGDVDNAKYIYGMMPERNTIASNSMIVLFGRTGRLIEALQLFNEMPEKDMVSWSALISCYEQNEMYEEALVLFMKMKANGIMVDEVVVVSVLSACAHLSLVKTGKIIHCLVVKIGIESYVNLQNAFIHMYSTCGDIIAAQKLFNGGCHLDQISWNSMISGYLKCGSVEIAKKLFDSMPNKDVVSWSAMISGYAQHDHFSETLALFQEMQLDGLSPDETTLVSVISACTHLAALDLGIWIHAYIKKNGLKVNVILGTTLIDMYMKCGCVENALEVFYGIEEMWVSTWNALILGLAINGLVDKSLDMFSEMKRCGVVPNEITFMGVLGACRHMGLVDEGYRHFNSMIQEHKIEPNIKHYGCMVDLLGRAGMLKEAEELIETMPMAPDVATWGALLGACKKHGDNKMGERVGRKLIEFQPDHDGFHVLLSNIYASKGNWDGALEVRGMMMRHGVVKTPGCSMIEAKGVVHEFLAGDKAHPWMKEIEDKLDEIAKKLKMEGYAPDTNEISLDIDQEEKETSLFRHSEKLAIAFGLIAISPPTPIRIMKNLRICNDCHAAAKFISRAFNREIVIRDRHRFHHFKQGSCSCTDYW; via the coding sequence ATGAATTTCATCAAAGCTTTGAATCACAAACCCGCCTTCAAACCAAGCATAAATCTCTCAATCCTAGAGGCCCACCTGCCCAAATGCCAGAGTCCCAAACAGCTGAACCAAGTCCTCTCCCAAATGATCTTCACTGGGTTCATCAGGGACACCTTTGCTGCCAGCAGAGTGCTCAAGTGCTCGGCCGACTCACCCTTCGTTCACATTGATCACTCCCTCCAAATATTCAACCACATCGAGAACTCAAATGGGTTCATTTGGAACACCATGATGAGAGCATATGTACAAAGAAACTCTCCTGAAAAGGCTATATGCTTGTACAAGTTGATGTTGGATAGGAATGTGGGTTGCGATAATTACACGTACCCAATTCTAGTGCAAGCCTGTACTATCCGGTTATCggaatttgaagggaaagagCTGCACAATCAAGTTTTCAAAACGGGTTTTGATTCGGATGTTTATGTACAGAACACATTGATTAACATGTACGCAGTGTGTGGAAATATGGGTGATGCACGTCACTTGGTTGATGAAAGTCCAGTTTTGGATTCAGTTTCATGGAATTCGATTTTGGCAGGGTATGTTCAGATAGGGGATGTTGATAATGCCAAGTATATATATGGTATGATGCCGGAAAGGAACACAATTGCTTCAAATTCTATGATTGTATTGTTTGGCAGGACAGGTCGCCTGATTGAGGCTCTTCAGTTATTTAATGAGATGCCAGAGAAAGATATGGTGTCATGGAGTGCATTGATTTCTTGTTATGAGCAAAATGAGATGTACGAGGAAGCTTTGGTTCTGTTTATGAAAATGAAGGCTAATGGAATTATGGTCGATGAGGTTGTGGTGGTTAGTGTTCTTTCTGCGTGTGCTCATTTATCACTTGTCAAGACAGGGAAAATCATCCACTGCTTGGTTGTGAAAATTGGTATTGAATCTTATGTTAACCTTCAAAATGCTTTTATTCACATGTATTCAACATGTGGGGACATAATAGCAGCCCAAAAACTGTTCAATGGAGGCTGTCACTTGGATCAGATATCTTGGAACTCCATGATTTCTGGCTACTTGAAATGCGGATCAGTTGAAATTGCCAAAAAGTTATTTGATTCCATGCCCAACAAGGATGTCGTGTCTTGGAGTGCAATGATATCGGGGTATGCTCAGCATGACCATTTCTCCGAGACATTGGCACTTTTCCAGGAGATGCAACTTGATGGACTTAGCCCTGATGAGACAACTTTGGTTAGTGTAATATCAGCTTGCACTCATCTGGCTGCCCTTGATCTAGGCATATGGATTCATGCTTATATAAAGAAGAATGGTCTAAAGGTTAACGTCATCTTGGGTACCACCCTTATAGACATGTACATGAAATGTGGGTGTGTGGAAAATGCATTGGAAGTTTTTTATGGCATTGAGGAAATGTGGGTTTCAACTTGGAATGCTCTCATTCTTGGTTTGGCAATAAATGGGTTGGTAGATAAGTCGCTTGACATGTTTTCTGAGATGAAGAGATGTGGTGTAGTGCCTAATGAAATAACATTTATGGGAGTTCTTGGGGCTTGTCGACACATGGGCCTAGTAGATGAAGGGTATCGACACTTCAATTCAATGATTCAAGAGCACAAGATAGAACCCAATATTAAGCACTATGGATGCATGGTAGACCTTCTAGGGCGTGCTGGTATGCTCAAAGAAGCAGAGGAACTCATTGAAACTATGCCCATGGCACCAGATGTTGCTACCTGGGGTGCCTTGCTTGGGGCTTGCAAGAAACATGGTGACAATAAAATGGGGGAGAGAGTAGGAAGAAAGCTCATTGAGTTTCAGCCTGACCATGATGGGTTCCATGTGTTATTGTCCAATATATATGCTTCAAAAGGTAATTGGGATGGTGCTCTTGAAGTTAGGGGCATGATGATGCGACATGGGGTGGTGAAGACCCCAGGTTGTAGCATGATTGAAGCAAAAGGAGTAGTTCATGAATTTCTAGCAGGAGATAAGGCCCATCCTTGGATGAAGGAGATTGAGGATAAGCTGGATGAAATagctaagaaattaaaaatggaAGGTTATGCACCAGACACAAATGAAATTTCCCTTGATATTGATCAAGAAGAGAAGGAAACCTCTCTGTTTAGGCATAGTGAGAAGCTTGCAATTGCCTTTGGGCTTATTGCTATCAGTCCACCAACACCAATAAGGATTATGAAGAATTTACGAATATGTAATGATTGTCATGCAGCAGCTAAGTTCATTTCTAGAGCTTTTAATCGAGAAATTGTGATCAGGGATCGGCATCGCTTTCACCACTTTAAGCAAGGTTCTTGTTCATGCACGGACTATTGGTAG
- the LOC122318804 gene encoding Golgi apparatus membrane protein-like protein ECHIDNA isoform X2, which produces MDLNPPAGENYAHPKTCLFHVIFKAAALAFYILFALFISNFVIIFVVTVLLAALDFWVVKNVSGRILVGLRWWNEINDLGESVWKFESLDQESLARMNKKDSWLFWWTLYLTAAAWIVLAIFSLIRLQADFLLVIGVCLTLSIANIVGFTKCRKDAKQKIQQFAYENIASRVSSTIQSAIFSAV; this is translated from the exons ATGGATCTCAACCCG CCTGCAGGAGAAAATTACGCTCACCCGAAGACATGTCTCTTTCATGTTATCTTCAAG GCTGCAGCATTGGCATTTTACATACTTTTTGCCTTATTTATTAGTAATTTTGTCATCATTTTTGTGGTGACTGTTCTTCTTGCTGCTCTTGATTTTTGGGTAGTCAAGAATGTGAGTGGCCGTATCTTGGTTGGTTTAAGGTGGTGGAATGAGATAAATGATCTTGGTGAGAGTGTATGGAAATTTGAATCCCTTGACCAAGAG TCCTTGGCCCGCATGAACAAGAAAGATTCGTGGCTATTCTGGTGGACCCTGTACCTTACG GCGGCTGCATGGATTGTGCTGGCAATATTCTCTCTCATACGGCTTCAGGCTGATTTTCTTCTTGTTATAGGAGTTTGTCTAACCCTCAGTATCGCAAATATTGTTGGCTTTACAAAATGCCGTAAAG ATGCTAAGCAGAAGATTCAACAATTTGCTTATGAGAACATTGCATCTCGGGTATCATCCACCATACAGTCAGCAATATTCAGTGCTGTCTGA
- the LOC122318803 gene encoding AP-3 complex subunit mu isoform X1 produces the protein MLQCIFLLSDSGEVMLEKQLTGHRVDRSICAWFWEQAISQGDSFKLQPVIASPTHYLFQVVREGITYLACTQVEMPPLMAIEFLCRVADVLSDYLGGLNEDVIKDNFIIVYELLDEMIDNGFPLTTEPNILREMIAQPNIVSKVLSVVTGNSSNVSETRPGATASCVPWRTTDPKYANNEVYVDLVEEMDATINRDGVLVKCEIYGEVQVNSHLSGLPDLTLSFANTSILDDVRFHPCVRFRPWESNQILSFVPPDGQFKLMSYRVKKLKSTPIYVKPQLTSGGGTCRVDVLVGIRNDPGKTIDSITVQFQLPHCILSADMTSNHGTVNILANKTCLWSIGRIPKDKAPSMSGTLVLETGLERLHVFPTFQVAFRVMGVALSGLQIDKLDLKNLPNRPYKGFRALTRAGEFEVRS, from the exons ATGTTGCAGTGTATATTCCTTTTATCAGATTCCGG AGAGGTAATGCTGGAGAAACAGCTAACCGGGCATCGAGTTGACCGGTCCATATGTGCGTGGTTCTGGGAGCAGGCTATTTCTCAAGGTGATTCCTTCAAG CTACAACCAGTAATTGCATCCCCAACACACTACCTTTTCCAAGTTGTTCGTGAAGGGATCACATATTTAGCATGCACTCAAGTTGAGATGCCACCTTTGATGGCCATCGAG tttctttgcAGAGTAGCCGATGTCCTCTCAGATTATCTTGGAGGGTTGAATGAGGATGTGATAAAGGATAACTTTATCATTGTATATGAG CTTCTGGATGAGATGATAGACAATGGCTTCCCTCTCACTACAGAGCCTAACATACTGAGAGAGATGATAGCTCAACCAAACATTGTTAGCAAAGTTTTGAGTGTTGTCACTGGTAATAGTTCCAATGTCAGTGAAACCCGTCCAGGTGCAACAGCATCATGTGTTCCATGGCGGACAACAGACCCAAAATATGCTAATAATGAAGTTTATGTAGATCTTGTTGAAGAAATGGATGCAACTATAAACAG GGATGGAGTACTGGTGAAATGCGAAATTTATGGGGAAGTTCAAGTGAACTCCCATCTCTCAGGTCTTCCAGATTTAACTCTTTCATTTGCAAACACTTCCATCTTGGATGACGTGAGATTCCATCCCTGTGTTCGGTTTCGACCTTGGGAGTCCAATCAAATCCTGTCATTTGTGCCTCCTGATGGACAGTTTAAGCTCATGAGTTACAG GGTAAAAAAACTGAAGAGTACTCCAATATATGTAAAACCACAGCTAACATCAGGTGGCGGGACGTGTCGTGTCGATGTGTTGGTTGGAATACGAAATGATCCTGGAAAGACAATTGACTCCATAACTGTGCAATTTCAACTGCCCCATTGCATTTTATCGGCTGATATGACTTCAAATCACGGAACAGTAAACATCCTTGCAAATAAG ACCTGCTTGTGGTCAATTGGACGGATTCCTAAAGACAAAGCCCCTTCAATGTCTGGAACCTTGGTGCTTGAGACAGGGTTAGAGCGCCTTCATGTATTTCCCACGTTTCAAGTGGCTTTTAGAGTAATGGGTGTTGCCCTCTCTGGCCTGCAAATAGATAAATTGGATCTGAAGAATCTACCTAATCGCCCTTACAAAGGTTTTCGAGCTCTTACACGAGCAGGGGAATTTGAAGTAAGGTCATGA
- the LOC122318804 gene encoding Golgi apparatus membrane protein-like protein ECHIDNA isoform X1 has protein sequence MDLNPPAGENYAHPKTCLFHVIFKAAALAFYILFALFISNFVIIFVVTVLLAALDFWVVKNVSGRILVGLRWWNEINDLGESVWKFESLDQESLARMNKKDSWLFWWTLYLTMLSRRFNNLLMRTLHLGYHPPYSQQYSVLSDSELFMGEVKRECTCERLREVEETCTCSLYCPSVRNLTVRQPTA, from the exons ATGGATCTCAACCCG CCTGCAGGAGAAAATTACGCTCACCCGAAGACATGTCTCTTTCATGTTATCTTCAAG GCTGCAGCATTGGCATTTTACATACTTTTTGCCTTATTTATTAGTAATTTTGTCATCATTTTTGTGGTGACTGTTCTTCTTGCTGCTCTTGATTTTTGGGTAGTCAAGAATGTGAGTGGCCGTATCTTGGTTGGTTTAAGGTGGTGGAATGAGATAAATGATCTTGGTGAGAGTGTATGGAAATTTGAATCCCTTGACCAAGAG TCCTTGGCCCGCATGAACAAGAAAGATTCGTGGCTATTCTGGTGGACCCTGTACCTTACG ATGCTAAGCAGAAGATTCAACAATTTGCTTATGAGAACATTGCATCTCGGGTATCATCCACCATACAGTCAGCAATATTCAGTGCTGTCTGACTCTGAGTTATTCATGGGAGAAGTAAAACGGGAATGCACTTGTGAAAGACTTCGAGAAGTGGAAGAAACGTGTACATGCTCATTATATTGCCCCTCAGTCCGGAACCTTACTGTACGGCAACCAACAGCTTAG
- the LOC122318803 gene encoding AP-3 complex subunit mu isoform X3 has translation MPPLMAIEFLCRVADVLSDYLGGLNEDVIKDNFIIVYELLDEMIDNGFPLTTEPNILREMIAQPNIVSKVLSVVTGNSSNVSETRPGATASCVPWRTTDPKYANNEVYVDLVEEMDATINRDGVLVKCEIYGEVQVNSHLSGLPDLTLSFANTSILDDVRFHPCVRFRPWESNQILSFVPPDGQFKLMSYRVKKLKSTPIYVKPQLTSGGGTCRVDVLVGIRNDPGKTIDSITVQFQLPHCILSADMTSNHGTVNILANKTCLWSIGRIPKDKAPSMSGTLVLETGLERLHVFPTFQVAFRVMGVALSGLQIDKLDLKNLPNRPYKGFRALTRAGEFEVRS, from the exons ATGCCACCTTTGATGGCCATCGAG tttctttgcAGAGTAGCCGATGTCCTCTCAGATTATCTTGGAGGGTTGAATGAGGATGTGATAAAGGATAACTTTATCATTGTATATGAG CTTCTGGATGAGATGATAGACAATGGCTTCCCTCTCACTACAGAGCCTAACATACTGAGAGAGATGATAGCTCAACCAAACATTGTTAGCAAAGTTTTGAGTGTTGTCACTGGTAATAGTTCCAATGTCAGTGAAACCCGTCCAGGTGCAACAGCATCATGTGTTCCATGGCGGACAACAGACCCAAAATATGCTAATAATGAAGTTTATGTAGATCTTGTTGAAGAAATGGATGCAACTATAAACAG GGATGGAGTACTGGTGAAATGCGAAATTTATGGGGAAGTTCAAGTGAACTCCCATCTCTCAGGTCTTCCAGATTTAACTCTTTCATTTGCAAACACTTCCATCTTGGATGACGTGAGATTCCATCCCTGTGTTCGGTTTCGACCTTGGGAGTCCAATCAAATCCTGTCATTTGTGCCTCCTGATGGACAGTTTAAGCTCATGAGTTACAG GGTAAAAAAACTGAAGAGTACTCCAATATATGTAAAACCACAGCTAACATCAGGTGGCGGGACGTGTCGTGTCGATGTGTTGGTTGGAATACGAAATGATCCTGGAAAGACAATTGACTCCATAACTGTGCAATTTCAACTGCCCCATTGCATTTTATCGGCTGATATGACTTCAAATCACGGAACAGTAAACATCCTTGCAAATAAG ACCTGCTTGTGGTCAATTGGACGGATTCCTAAAGACAAAGCCCCTTCAATGTCTGGAACCTTGGTGCTTGAGACAGGGTTAGAGCGCCTTCATGTATTTCCCACGTTTCAAGTGGCTTTTAGAGTAATGGGTGTTGCCCTCTCTGGCCTGCAAATAGATAAATTGGATCTGAAGAATCTACCTAATCGCCCTTACAAAGGTTTTCGAGCTCTTACACGAGCAGGGGAATTTGAAGTAAGGTCATGA